In a single window of the Pseudoxanthomonas sp. F37 genome:
- the crcB gene encoding fluoride efflux transporter CrcB codes for MPVQAWMWWQQLGLVMAGGALGAAARFWLGGVLMRHLGSGFPWGTFAVNMIGSFAAGFLAIWLESRGPSALYWRAFLMVGVLGALTTYSALMVECLLFARSDRQGLVPAYLAVTLVGGLALVWLGARLAGLLRGSTW; via the coding sequence ATGCCGGTACAGGCCTGGATGTGGTGGCAACAGCTGGGGCTGGTGATGGCCGGTGGCGCGCTGGGCGCGGCCGCGCGCTTCTGGCTGGGCGGGGTGCTGATGCGGCACCTCGGCAGCGGGTTTCCCTGGGGCACGTTCGCCGTGAACATGATCGGTTCGTTCGCGGCCGGCTTCCTGGCGATCTGGCTGGAATCGCGCGGCCCATCGGCGCTGTACTGGCGCGCGTTCCTGATGGTGGGCGTGCTGGGCGCACTGACCACGTACTCCGCCCTGATGGTGGAATGCCTGCTGTTCGCGCGCAGCGACCGGCAGGGCCTGGTACCGGCGTACCTGGCCGTCACCCTGGTGGGCGGCCTGGCGCTGGTCTGGCTGGGCGCACGCCTGGCCGGCCTGCTGCGCGGCTCCACCTGGTAG
- a CDS encoding replication-associated recombination protein A, with translation MARSKTPLEPSTDLLSVDNQTLRPLAERMRPCTLDDMVGQRRLLAPGSALRRAVESGRVHSMILWGPPGCGKTTLSLLLARYADAEFKAISAVLSGLPEVRQVLAEAAQRFASGRRTVLFVDEVHRFNKAQQDAFLPHIERGTIIFVGATTENPSFELNSALLSRCRVHVMEAVSPDDIRHALQAALDDAEHGLGALGLQVEEAALLEIATAADGDVRRALTLLEIAAELAADEGGRITPQTLVQVLADRTRRFDKGGEQFYDQISALHKSVRSSNPDGAVYWLARMLDGGCDPSYLARRMTRMAVEDIGLADPRALQMAIDAWDTYERLGSPEGDLALAQLVIYLASTAKSNAGYMAFNAAKADVREHGTQEVPMHLRNAPTKLMKSLGYGTGYQYDHDAEGGIALDQTAFPDAMGERVYYRPVERGLEIKLKEKLDRLREARQRARRTPGRED, from the coding sequence GTGGCCCGATCGAAAACGCCCCTGGAACCGTCCACCGACCTGTTGAGCGTCGACAACCAGACGCTGCGCCCGCTCGCCGAACGGATGCGCCCGTGCACGCTGGACGACATGGTGGGCCAGCGCCGGCTGCTGGCGCCGGGCAGTGCGCTGCGCCGCGCCGTCGAGAGCGGCCGCGTCCACTCCATGATCCTGTGGGGCCCGCCCGGCTGCGGCAAGACCACGCTGTCGCTGCTGCTGGCGCGCTATGCCGACGCCGAGTTCAAGGCGATCTCCGCCGTGCTGTCCGGGCTGCCGGAGGTGCGGCAGGTGCTGGCCGAAGCCGCACAGCGCTTCGCCAGCGGGCGGCGCACGGTGTTGTTCGTGGACGAGGTGCACCGCTTCAACAAGGCGCAGCAGGACGCGTTCCTGCCGCACATCGAACGCGGCACCATCATCTTCGTCGGCGCGACCACCGAGAACCCCTCGTTCGAACTGAATTCCGCCCTGCTGTCGCGCTGCCGCGTGCACGTGATGGAAGCCGTCTCGCCCGACGACATCCGCCATGCATTGCAGGCCGCGCTGGACGATGCCGAGCACGGGCTGGGCGCATTGGGCCTGCAGGTCGAGGAAGCCGCGCTGCTGGAGATCGCCACCGCGGCGGACGGCGACGTGCGGCGCGCGCTCACCCTGCTGGAGATCGCCGCCGAACTGGCGGCCGACGAAGGCGGGCGCATCACGCCGCAGACGCTGGTGCAGGTGCTGGCCGACCGCACGCGCCGCTTCGACAAGGGCGGCGAGCAGTTCTACGACCAGATCTCCGCGCTCCACAAGTCGGTGCGCAGCTCCAATCCCGATGGCGCGGTGTACTGGCTTGCGCGCATGCTGGATGGCGGCTGCGACCCTTCCTACCTGGCGCGACGGATGACGCGCATGGCCGTGGAGGACATCGGCCTGGCCGACCCGCGCGCCCTGCAGATGGCCATCGATGCCTGGGATACCTACGAGCGCCTCGGCAGTCCGGAAGGCGACCTGGCCCTGGCGCAGCTGGTGATCTACCTGGCCAGCACCGCCAAGTCCAATGCCGGCTACATGGCCTTCAATGCAGCCAAGGCCGACGTGCGCGAGCACGGCACGCAGGAAGTGCCCATGCACCTGCGCAACGCGCCAACCAAGCTGATGAAGTCGCTGGGCTACGGCACCGGCTACCAGTACGACCACGATGCCGAGGGCGGCATCGCGCTGGACCAGACCGCGTTCCCGGACGCGATGGGCGAGCGCGTGTACTACCGGCCGGTCGAACGCGGGCTGGAGATCAAGCTGAAGGAAAAACTCGACCGCCTGCGTGAAGCCCGCCAGCGGGCGCGCCGCACGCCCGGGCGCGAAGACTGA
- the dmeF gene encoding CDF family Co(II)/Ni(II) efflux transporter DmeF: MSHHETLHAFQHPHDFLGHDHERNARRTWTVVGLTSAMMVLEIVAGWWTGSMALLADGWHMATHAGALSIAGLAYWFAHRHRGNRRFSFGTGKVGDLAGFSSALILMMVALGIGVESVLRLASPVRIAFDEAIAVAVVGLAVNLISAWLLGHDHAHHGHGHHDHGHGHGHDGHGHHHDGHVHADHNLRSAYLHVLADALTSVLAVVALLLGRSLGWVWMDPLMGLVGAVVIARWSIGLMRDTGAVLLDASAPQSLEHAIRERLEHDGDAIADLHLWRVGPGHHAAIISLVTHQPRPLADYRQRLRDLGSLNHVSIEVQTCTH, from the coding sequence ATGAGCCATCACGAAACGCTGCACGCCTTCCAGCATCCCCACGACTTCCTCGGGCACGACCATGAGAGGAACGCGCGGCGTACCTGGACCGTGGTCGGCCTGACGTCGGCGATGATGGTCCTGGAGATCGTTGCGGGCTGGTGGACCGGTTCGATGGCGCTGCTCGCCGATGGCTGGCACATGGCCACCCACGCCGGTGCGCTGTCCATCGCCGGGCTGGCCTACTGGTTCGCGCATCGGCATCGCGGCAACCGCCGCTTCAGCTTCGGCACCGGCAAGGTCGGGGACCTGGCGGGGTTCTCCAGCGCGCTGATCCTGATGATGGTGGCGCTGGGCATCGGGGTGGAGTCGGTGCTGCGCCTGGCATCGCCGGTCCGGATCGCATTCGACGAAGCGATCGCCGTGGCGGTGGTCGGTCTGGCGGTGAACCTGATCAGTGCCTGGCTGCTGGGCCATGACCATGCGCATCACGGACATGGGCATCACGACCACGGGCACGGGCACGGGCACGATGGTCACGGCCACCATCACGACGGGCACGTGCACGCCGACCACAACCTGCGCTCGGCCTACCTGCACGTGCTTGCGGATGCGCTGACCTCCGTGCTTGCGGTCGTGGCGCTCCTGCTTGGCCGCAGCCTGGGTTGGGTCTGGATGGATCCGCTGATGGGCCTGGTGGGCGCCGTGGTGATCGCTCGCTGGTCGATCGGTCTGATGCGCGACACGGGCGCCGTGCTACTGGATGCTTCGGCGCCGCAAAGTCTGGAACACGCGATCCGCGAACGGCTGGAACACGACGGCGACGCCATCGCCGACCTGCACCTGTGGCGCGTGGGCCCGGGCCATCACGCCGCCATCATCTCGCTGGTCACCCACCAGCCCAGGCCGCTGGCGGACTATCGCCAGCGGCTCCGGGACCTGGGTTCGCTCAATCACGTCAGCATCGAGGTGCAGACGTGCACGCACTGA
- the lolA gene encoding outer membrane lipoprotein chaperone LolA yields the protein MLRTARYTLLATALFATTALAGARDELKTFTTGLKGLDGQFTQKVYDGGGKLKETSNGRVALSAPRLFRWEYNKPYEQLIVADGKQVWVYDPDLQQATVREQGIEEENSPLAALIDPGRLDQQFKVTEAAGQGGMQWLTLTPKNEGEASFQTARLAFANGTLVSMEVKDAVGQRTEIRFSGWKRNPAFAAGTFKYAPAKGVDVVGGP from the coding sequence ATGCTCCGCACCGCACGCTACACGCTCCTCGCCACCGCCCTGTTCGCGACCACCGCGCTCGCCGGCGCGCGCGATGAACTGAAGACCTTCACGACCGGCCTGAAAGGCCTGGACGGCCAGTTCACCCAGAAGGTCTACGACGGCGGCGGCAAGCTCAAGGAAACGTCGAACGGCCGCGTGGCGCTGTCCGCGCCACGCCTGTTCCGCTGGGAGTACAACAAGCCGTACGAGCAGCTGATCGTCGCCGACGGCAAGCAGGTGTGGGTGTACGACCCCGACCTGCAACAGGCGACCGTGCGCGAGCAGGGCATCGAAGAAGAGAACAGCCCGTTGGCGGCGCTGATCGATCCGGGCAGGCTCGACCAGCAGTTCAAGGTGACCGAGGCGGCCGGGCAGGGCGGCATGCAGTGGCTGACCCTCACGCCGAAGAACGAAGGCGAGGCCAGTTTCCAGACCGCCCGGCTGGCGTTCGCCAACGGCACGCTGGTCAGCATGGAAGTGAAGGATGCGGTGGGTCAGCGCACCGAGATCCGCTTCTCCGGCTGGAAGCGGAACCCTGCCTTTGCGGCGGGCACGTTCAAGTACGCGCCGGCGAAGGGCGTGGACGTGGTCGGCGGCCCGTAA
- a CDS encoding DNA translocase FtsK, whose product MAKQLPDNGKSKGGNAAARRQASPPNPRRQRLWRDLALIAIAPLLLYLLASLFTFSPQDPSWSQSGSLTAPVHNMGGLAGAYLADMLLWLFGYVAFLLPLILGAVAWIALFGMDTDGDGEADLGPALRLIGMVGFLISATGLLHLRGVPAEHFSAGAGGILGTLVGKSLLKLFGGLGGNLFLLVLFLTSVTLATGLSWFAVMERIGKYVLMLPDLFRRGSQQANEWQQTRALREERETVRKTDAIARAKREPVKIEPPAPAVVEKSERAKREQQIPLFHGTGGDESGLPPLSLLDDPKPQTKGYSEETLETLSRQIEFKLKDFRIDAQVVGAYPGPVITRFEMEPAPGVKVSQISSLDKDIARGLSVKSVRVVDVIPGKSVIGLEIPNTSREMIFLSELLRSKEYDKSGSVLTLALGKDIAGRPTVADLARMPHLLVAGTTGSGKSVAVNAMVLSLLYKASPKDLRMLMIDPKMLELSVYQGIPHLLAPVVTDMKEAANGLRWCVAEMERRYKLMSAVGVRNLAGFNKKVKDAMDAGQPLMDPLFKPNPDLAEAPRPLEPMPFIVIFIDEFADMMMIVGKKVEELIARLAQKARAAGIHLILATQRPSVDVITGLIKANIPTRIAFQVSSKIDSRTILDQSGAETLLGHGDMLYLPPGTAMPERIHGAFVSDEEVHRVVEHLKASGSADYIEGVLEEVQTMGDGIVVGPTGLPESGGGGGDESDPLYDEAVKIVTESRRASISGVQRRLKIGYNRAARLIEAMEAAGVVSPPEHNGDRQVLAPPPPR is encoded by the coding sequence GTGGCGAAGCAGCTTCCGGACAACGGCAAATCCAAGGGCGGCAACGCCGCCGCGCGCAGGCAGGCCTCACCGCCCAACCCGCGCAGGCAGCGCCTGTGGCGCGACCTGGCGCTGATCGCCATCGCGCCGCTGCTGCTGTATCTGCTGGCCAGCCTCTTCACGTTTTCGCCCCAGGACCCCAGCTGGTCGCAGTCGGGCAGCCTGACGGCGCCGGTCCACAACATGGGCGGCCTGGCCGGCGCTTACCTTGCCGACATGCTGTTGTGGCTGTTCGGCTATGTCGCCTTCCTGCTGCCGCTGATCCTGGGCGCGGTGGCCTGGATCGCGCTGTTCGGCATGGACACCGACGGCGATGGCGAAGCCGACCTCGGGCCGGCGCTGCGCCTGATCGGCATGGTGGGGTTCCTGATCTCCGCGACCGGCCTGCTGCACCTGCGCGGCGTGCCGGCCGAACATTTTTCGGCCGGTGCCGGCGGCATCCTCGGCACGCTGGTCGGCAAGTCGCTGTTGAAACTGTTCGGCGGCCTGGGCGGCAACCTGTTCCTGCTGGTGCTGTTCCTGACCTCGGTGACGCTGGCGACCGGGCTGTCGTGGTTCGCCGTGATGGAGCGCATCGGCAAGTACGTGCTGATGCTGCCCGACCTGTTCCGCCGCGGCAGCCAGCAGGCCAACGAGTGGCAGCAGACCCGCGCCCTGCGCGAGGAGCGCGAGACCGTCCGCAAGACCGATGCCATCGCCCGGGCCAAACGCGAACCGGTCAAGATCGAGCCGCCCGCCCCGGCGGTCGTCGAGAAGAGCGAACGCGCCAAGCGCGAGCAGCAGATCCCGCTGTTCCACGGCACCGGGGGCGACGAATCCGGCCTACCGCCGCTGTCGCTGCTGGACGACCCCAAGCCGCAGACCAAGGGCTACTCCGAGGAGACCCTGGAAACGTTGTCGCGCCAGATCGAGTTCAAGCTCAAGGACTTCCGCATCGACGCACAGGTGGTGGGCGCCTATCCGGGCCCGGTGATCACCCGCTTCGAAATGGAACCCGCGCCGGGCGTGAAGGTCAGCCAGATCAGCTCGCTGGACAAGGACATCGCCCGCGGGCTGTCGGTGAAGTCGGTGCGCGTGGTGGACGTGATCCCCGGCAAGTCCGTCATCGGCCTGGAGATTCCCAATACCAGCCGCGAGATGATCTTCCTCTCCGAACTGCTGCGTTCCAAGGAATACGACAAGTCCGGCAGCGTGCTGACGCTGGCGCTGGGCAAGGACATCGCCGGCCGGCCCACCGTGGCCGACCTGGCGCGCATGCCGCACCTGCTGGTCGCCGGCACCACCGGCTCGGGCAAGTCGGTGGCGGTCAACGCGATGGTGCTGAGCCTGCTGTACAAGGCTTCGCCGAAAGACCTGCGCATGCTGATGATCGACCCGAAGATGCTGGAACTCAGCGTCTACCAGGGCATCCCGCACCTGCTGGCGCCGGTGGTCACCGACATGAAGGAGGCCGCCAACGGCCTGCGCTGGTGCGTGGCCGAGATGGAACGCCGCTACAAGCTGATGAGCGCGGTGGGCGTGCGCAACCTGGCCGGCTTCAACAAGAAGGTCAAGGATGCGATGGACGCGGGCCAGCCCTTGATGGACCCGCTGTTCAAGCCCAATCCCGACCTAGCCGAGGCGCCGCGTCCGCTGGAGCCGATGCCGTTCATCGTCATCTTCATCGACGAATTCGCCGACATGATGATGATCGTCGGCAAGAAGGTCGAAGAACTGATCGCCCGCCTGGCGCAGAAGGCGCGCGCCGCCGGCATCCACCTGATCCTGGCCACGCAGCGTCCGTCCGTCGACGTCATCACCGGCCTGATCAAGGCCAATATCCCCACCCGCATCGCCTTCCAGGTCAGCTCCAAGATCGACTCGCGCACCATCCTGGACCAGTCCGGCGCGGAAACGCTGCTCGGCCACGGCGACATGCTGTACCTGCCGCCGGGCACCGCGATGCCGGAGCGCATCCACGGCGCCTTCGTCAGCGACGAGGAAGTGCACCGCGTGGTGGAGCACCTCAAGGCCAGCGGCAGCGCCGACTACATCGAAGGTGTGCTGGAGGAAGTGCAGACCATGGGCGACGGCATCGTCGTCGGCCCGACCGGCCTGCCGGAATCCGGCGGCGGTGGCGGCGACGAGTCCGATCCGCTCTACGACGAGGCGGTGAAGATCGTCACCGAGAGCCGCCGCGCCTCCATCTCCGGCGTCCAGCGCCGCCTGAAGATCGGCTACAACCGGGCGGCACGCCTGATCGAAGCCATGGAAGCCGCGGGCGTGGTCAGTCCGCCGGAACACAACGGCGACCGCCAGGTGCTGGCACCGCCCCCGCCGCGCTGA
- the trxB gene encoding thioredoxin-disulfide reductase, with amino-acid sequence MSTSKHCRLLILGSGPAGWTAAVYAARANLKPVVVTGLQQGGQLMTTTEVDNWPGDAHGLMGPDLMARMQAHAERFETEVIFDHIHTADLSKRPFKLIGDSGEYTADALIIATGATAKYLGLPSEEAFKGRGVSACATCDGFFYRDQDVAVIGGGNTAVEEALYLSNIARKVYLVHRRDTLRAEKIMQDKLFAKIQAGKIEPVWHHTVDEVLGNDAGVTGIRVKSVQDGSTRDIDVHGFFVAIGHTPNTGLFEGQLDMSNGYLKIRSGIEGNATATTIPGVFAAGDVTDQHYRQAITSAGFGCMAALDAERFLDKDG; translated from the coding sequence ATGAGCACTTCCAAGCACTGCCGCCTGTTGATCCTGGGCTCCGGCCCCGCCGGTTGGACCGCCGCCGTCTACGCGGCCCGGGCCAACCTCAAGCCCGTCGTGGTCACCGGCCTGCAGCAGGGCGGCCAGTTGATGACCACCACCGAAGTGGACAACTGGCCGGGCGACGCGCATGGCCTGATGGGCCCGGACCTGATGGCGCGGATGCAGGCGCATGCCGAACGCTTCGAGACCGAAGTGATCTTCGACCATATCCATACCGCCGACCTGTCCAAGCGTCCGTTCAAGCTGATCGGCGACAGCGGCGAATACACCGCCGATGCGCTGATCATCGCCACCGGCGCCACGGCCAAGTACCTGGGCCTGCCTTCCGAAGAAGCCTTCAAGGGCCGTGGCGTGTCCGCCTGCGCGACCTGCGACGGCTTCTTCTACCGCGACCAGGACGTGGCGGTGATCGGCGGCGGCAACACGGCCGTCGAAGAGGCGCTGTACCTGTCCAACATCGCCCGCAAGGTCTACCTGGTGCATCGCCGCGACACGCTGCGGGCCGAGAAGATCATGCAGGACAAGCTGTTCGCCAAGATCCAGGCCGGCAAGATCGAACCGGTGTGGCACCACACCGTCGATGAGGTGCTGGGCAACGACGCCGGCGTCACCGGTATCCGGGTGAAGTCGGTGCAGGACGGCAGCACGCGCGACATCGACGTGCACGGCTTCTTCGTGGCCATCGGCCACACGCCGAACACCGGCCTGTTCGAGGGCCAGCTCGACATGAGCAACGGCTACCTGAAGATCCGGTCCGGCATCGAGGGCAACGCCACCGCCACCACCATCCCGGGCGTGTTCGCGGCCGGCGACGTCACCGACCAGCACTACCGGCAGGCCATCACCTCGGCCGGTTTCGGCTGCATGGCGGCGCTGGATGCGGAGCGCTTCCTGGACAAGGACGGCTGA
- a CDS encoding metallophosphoesterase: MDTLLIKQCLFHGSWLVVPFMAWLGWRLRERRGRWLIALLLAGCLLFGWARFVEPQRIRVQETVLTGTGAQARLVLVSDIHLGVYKGSAYLQRLVDRINTLQADGVVIAGDFTYGADGQSLQRLFAPLAALRLPTYAVLGNHDQQAPGPDIDAELRGALATHGVQVVEGRTVALGGFSVAGLGDRWAGKDDPGFLAARQAPGPILVLAHNPDSAIALDPARVALVLAGHTHGGQIRIPWLYRRVIPSQYGFDRGEQFLRTPRGRVRVYTTVGTGEIGLPMRLFNPPTIDVLDLRP, encoded by the coding sequence ATGGACACGCTGCTGATCAAACAGTGCCTGTTCCACGGGAGCTGGCTGGTCGTGCCGTTCATGGCCTGGCTGGGGTGGCGGCTGCGCGAGCGCCGTGGCCGCTGGCTGATCGCCCTGCTGTTGGCCGGTTGCCTGCTTTTCGGGTGGGCGCGCTTCGTCGAGCCCCAACGCATCCGGGTGCAGGAAACGGTGCTGACGGGCACCGGCGCACAGGCACGGCTGGTGCTGGTCAGCGACATCCATCTGGGCGTCTACAAGGGCAGCGCCTACCTGCAACGACTGGTGGACCGCATCAACACGTTGCAGGCCGACGGCGTGGTGATCGCCGGCGACTTCACCTACGGAGCCGACGGGCAGTCGCTGCAACGCCTGTTCGCGCCGCTCGCGGCGCTGCGCCTGCCCACGTACGCGGTGCTGGGCAACCATGACCAGCAGGCGCCCGGCCCCGACATCGATGCGGAGCTGCGTGGCGCGCTGGCCACGCACGGCGTGCAGGTCGTCGAAGGGCGCACGGTGGCCCTGGGCGGCTTCAGCGTTGCCGGGTTGGGCGACCGCTGGGCGGGCAAGGACGATCCGGGCTTCCTTGCGGCTCGTCAGGCCCCTGGCCCCATCCTCGTGCTGGCGCACAATCCGGACAGTGCCATCGCGCTGGACCCTGCCCGCGTGGCCCTGGTCCTGGCAGGCCACACGCACGGCGGACAGATCCGCATTCCCTGGCTGTACCGGCGCGTGATTCCCAGCCAGTACGGCTTCGATCGGGGCGAGCAGTTCCTGCGCACACCGCGCGGCCGCGTCCGCGTGTACACCACGGTCGGCACGGGGGAGATCGGTCTGCCGATGCGTCTGTTCAATCCACCGACCATCGACGTGCTGGACCTGCGCCCTTAG
- a CDS encoding GNAT family N-acetyltransferase has protein sequence MYRTRFLPSLAEVSARDWDALHDGRNPFVAHAFLRGLESQGCLRRDWGWTPHHPTLWQGNALVAAAPGYLKDNSHGEFVFDHAWAHAFARHGLDYYPKWLCAVPYSPVTGPRLLAQDAAHRKALLAAVRDEVLRLGLSSAHVNFHAEDEDDAFASDWLPRIDVQYHWRNPGHWRDFDGFLADFDHKHRKNIRQERAKVQRAGVVVRTVHGDEATAADLEAMFGFYLRTFQDYGNSPALTLAFLHHLAQTMPRQLVMFLADHQGRTVAGALCLRGRDTLYGRYWGAEASLPGLHFETCYYQGIDYCLREGLARFEPGAQGEHKIARGFLPAWVRSRHWIADPAFAGALAHWCDEEGQAVRRYARTLQSHSPFKQQDRA, from the coding sequence ATGTACCGCACCCGCTTCCTTCCGTCCCTGGCCGAGGTGTCCGCGCGCGACTGGGACGCCCTGCACGATGGGCGCAATCCCTTCGTGGCCCACGCCTTCCTGCGCGGCCTCGAGTCGCAGGGATGCCTGCGCCGGGACTGGGGCTGGACGCCGCATCACCCGACGCTGTGGCAGGGAAACGCGCTGGTTGCCGCCGCCCCGGGCTACCTGAAGGACAATTCGCACGGCGAATTCGTCTTCGACCATGCCTGGGCGCACGCCTTCGCCCGGCATGGGCTGGACTACTATCCCAAATGGCTCTGTGCCGTGCCCTACTCGCCGGTCACCGGGCCGCGCCTGCTGGCGCAGGACGCCGCGCACCGCAAGGCACTGCTGGCGGCGGTGCGCGATGAGGTGCTGCGCCTGGGATTGTCGTCCGCGCACGTCAACTTCCATGCGGAAGACGAGGACGATGCGTTCGCTTCGGACTGGCTGCCGCGGATCGACGTGCAGTACCACTGGCGGAATCCGGGGCACTGGCGCGACTTCGACGGCTTCCTGGCCGATTTCGACCACAAGCACCGCAAGAACATCCGCCAGGAGCGCGCGAAGGTCCAGCGGGCCGGCGTCGTCGTCCGCACGGTGCACGGCGACGAAGCGACCGCGGCCGACCTGGAGGCCATGTTCGGCTTCTACCTGCGCACGTTCCAGGACTACGGCAATTCGCCTGCGCTGACGCTGGCGTTCCTGCACCATCTGGCGCAGACGATGCCGCGGCAGTTGGTGATGTTCCTGGCCGACCACCAGGGCCGCACCGTCGCGGGGGCGCTGTGCCTGCGCGGGCGGGACACGTTGTACGGCCGCTACTGGGGGGCCGAGGCATCCCTGCCGGGACTGCATTTCGAGACCTGCTATTACCAGGGCATCGACTATTGTCTTCGCGAGGGTCTGGCCCGGTTCGAGCCCGGGGCACAGGGCGAGCACAAGATCGCACGCGGCTTCCTGCCGGCCTGGGTACGCTCGCGGCACTGGATCGCCGACCCGGCGTTCGCCGGCGCACTGGCGCACTGGTGCGACGAGGAAGGCCAGGCGGTACGCCGGTATGCGCGTACGCTGCAGTCGCACTCGCCGTTCAAACAGCAGGACCGTGCCTGA
- the aat gene encoding leucyl/phenylalanyl-tRNA--protein transferase, whose product MRQRPFVLSSEPHAPFPPADSAMQEPDGLLAIGGDLSLPRLLNAYRHGIFPWFSPGQPPLWWSPDPRMVFATDKVWLSSRFRRTLRHSPWEIRADTAFEQVITACARAPRPRQHGTWITSGMRQAYIDLHRHGHAHSVEVFEGGDLVGGIYGVAVGRMFFGESMFSGRSGGSKVALAALAARLHAWGWPLIDAQVENDHLLSLGAVRMPRSRFLAEVARLVDLPAPAGPWTLRFGRMPAAELAQPSVP is encoded by the coding sequence ATGCGCCAGCGACCGTTCGTCCTGTCCTCCGAGCCCCACGCGCCCTTCCCGCCGGCGGACAGCGCCATGCAGGAGCCCGACGGCCTGCTCGCGATCGGCGGCGATCTGTCCCTGCCGCGCCTGTTGAATGCCTATCGCCACGGGATCTTCCCGTGGTTTTCGCCCGGCCAGCCGCCGCTGTGGTGGTCGCCCGATCCGCGCATGGTGTTCGCCACCGACAAGGTATGGCTGTCTTCCCGCTTCCGGCGCACCCTCCGGCACAGCCCATGGGAGATCCGGGCGGACACCGCGTTCGAGCAGGTGATCACCGCCTGCGCCAGGGCGCCGCGGCCCCGCCAGCACGGCACCTGGATCACCTCGGGCATGCGCCAGGCCTACATCGACCTGCATCGTCACGGGCACGCCCATTCGGTCGAAGTGTTCGAGGGCGGGGACCTGGTGGGGGGCATCTACGGCGTGGCGGTCGGGCGCATGTTCTTCGGCGAGAGCATGTTCAGCGGCCGGTCGGGCGGCTCCAAGGTCGCGCTGGCCGCGCTGGCTGCCCGGCTGCACGCCTGGGGCTGGCCCCTGATCGATGCCCAGGTGGAAAACGATCATCTGCTCTCCCTGGGGGCCGTCCGGATGCCGCGAAGCCGCTTCCTGGCAGAGGTGGCACGCCTGGTGGACCTGCCGGCGCCGGCAGGCCCGTGGACCCTGCGGTTCGGACGCATGCCGGCGGCCGAACTGGCGCAACCATCGGTGCCATAA
- the infA gene encoding translation initiation factor IF-1 encodes MSKDDSIEFEGTVAETLPNTMFRVKLENGHEIIAHISGRMRKNYIRILTGDKVKVEMTPYDLTKGRITYRMK; translated from the coding sequence ATGTCGAAAGACGACTCCATTGAATTCGAAGGCACCGTCGCCGAGACGCTGCCCAACACCATGTTCCGGGTCAAGCTGGAGAACGGGCACGAGATCATCGCCCACATTTCCGGCCGCATGCGCAAGAACTACATCCGCATCCTGACCGGCGACAAGGTGAAGGTCGAAATGACCCCCTACGACCTCACCAAGGGTCGTATCACCTATCGCATGAAATAG